In Clostridium thermosuccinogenes, the genomic stretch TTCCATGGATGCTGTTATCATTGAGAAAAATAGTAATTCAGCGGGTTTTGGATTAGTTTATTTAGGCAAATTTTTAATGCTTTTCAGTCAATAATAGGTTAAAATATGAAGTAGAGGAACAAAGCCAGCCCTTTTTTGGGTATATCAAACTAGAGGTGTGAAGATTAACTAACTTTTTGCAAGAGTAATTTCCACCCTGTTTGTAAATGCTTATAGAGTTGTGGCTGGTGGTGCCTCTGGTTATTTAATATTTATTTCTTAAGAAGGGATGAATGCAGGGTGACATTATCTGTCGGGATGAGTTCTACATTCATCCTTCTTAATATTTCTTCCCCGTAGAGCAATCCAAAAGCCCAATAAGGGGTTTTATCCCCGAGATTCAGTCGACTGTACGAGTTGATATGGTTCATCATAAGAGTTATGTCCCGCTGAGTAAACTCATCAAGAGAAGTACCCTTTGGGATAATGCGTCTAATCAAAGCATGGTTGTTTTCTGCTGCGCCTTTCTGGTAAGGAGCCAGCGGATTACAGTAGAATACACAGGTTCTGCGTTGCCCATGTGAATCGAATTCAATAGCGGACGGATTCGAGAACTCACTGCCGTTGTCACAAAGTAATACCGGGAACAATTTGCGGAAGGTATCCGGGCCTAGTTCCAGGTAAAGCTGATCAAAGATATCAATGACAGATTGGGAGGTATTAGCATCTCTAATGAATGCGAGCATGAGCTGTGGGACAGTAAAATGCAGTGTCAGCAGGACTTTGCCGCCTATTCTTCCTATTACCGTGTCCATTTCCACTACGGGAAGGTCCGGATGCTCTTGCATAAATTTAAGAAAGTCTTGATAAGTTCGGCCTATTCGGCATTTTTTATCCACTTTGAACTGGTCTTTTCCCTTTTTACGTCTGCCCATACGTACAACTCTTGGCATATCGATATTTTTTGCTGTAAAGATACCCTTGTCCACATAGTTGTAGAGTGTGCGTTCATCGAGCATGATTTCATCAGCATGGTTAATGCATATATGGTGGAGTGACTGGCCTTTAATTAGCAGCGGGCTAATAATGGAATCCAATCTTATCGCTTCTTCTTCAGTGATTTGTAAACCCTGACGGCACTCAGAGCGTACTGTCTCGTATTCTCTTTGTGCATGTGTTGCAGAATAAATCCTCTTCTCTAATGTACAAGACTGTTTGTCTTCACAACCATTACAAACATAGGGCGGCTTCGAAAGCTTGGGACAAATTTCCTGTTGATACTCATGACATAGTGATGAACACATGCGAGACTTGCAAGCGCGACAATAACGGCTACAACGCAAACTGCCGCAAAGATGCTTAACAGGGCAACCAATACGATGTTTACAATCATTGAACACTCTTCCATAACAGCCGGTTTTCCTAAATTGGATATGGTTCTTCACTTCCTTGGATATCGTGGTTGGGTCCTTTCCAAGCTCGCGTGCTATGCTTTTGAATGATTTCCTGCTGATTAACCTTTGTTCAATTATATTTCTTTCTTCCTGACTCAAATGTTTAAAGCCACGCATATATGTACCCCCTTCAGAGGCACCACCATATATATCATAGCTTTTTGAGAGACAATATTCCAGCTTTCACAAGAAAATAGGAACAGTGTGATCTTTGCAAAAGTAACTTCCACCTTTCTCATTTCTAGCGATTTGCAAAACTAAATTCCACTGTCTATGAATTTGGGGTGGAAATAACTTTTTCAATTAAACTCTAAATTGTTAAATTTAGACATGTCATATTTATTAAAAACTATTATTGACAGCGAAGATAAACAATGGTATAATCTGCCTAAATCTTTTATCTGAATAAACCGAAGAGCAAGAGAAGTAAGAATTGGTTGCTTGTACAAAGAGAGCCGCCGGTGGTGAGAATGCGGTTACAAGGCCATTCCGAATGGGCTTGCGAGGGAAGCCCGAAATCGAAAGAGAGTAGGCGCTTACGGGGGTCCTACCCGTTATCAGGAGGATGCATATGATGGTATGCAAAAGGAGTGGGCGTTAGTATGCGCCAACTTGGGTGGCACCGCAGAAGCATAAGCTTTTGTCCCTATTTTGGGACGAAAGCTTTTTTTATTACATTTGTAATTGCTGTGTCGTTCTATGAGAAAAGAGCTTGTTAAATCCAAATTAAGAAAACGAGGTGATGTAGATGTTAACTCCCAAATATGACGAAATTGAGCAGATGGCAAAAGATTACGGTGTTATTCCGGTCTGCAGGGAAATCTATGCTGATATTACAAC encodes the following:
- a CDS encoding IS30 family transposase translates to MRGFKHLSQEERNIIEQRLISRKSFKSIARELGKDPTTISKEVKNHIQFRKTGCYGRVFNDCKHRIGCPVKHLCGSLRCSRYCRACKSRMCSSLCHEYQQEICPKLSKPPYVCNGCEDKQSCTLEKRIYSATHAQREYETVRSECRQGLQITEEEAIRLDSIISPLLIKGQSLHHICINHADEIMLDERTLYNYVDKGIFTAKNIDMPRVVRMGRRKKGKDQFKVDKKCRIGRTYQDFLKFMQEHPDLPVVEMDTVIGRIGGKVLLTLHFTVPQLMLAFIRDANTSQSVIDIFDQLYLELGPDTFRKLFPVLLCDNGSEFSNPSAIEFDSHGQRRTCVFYCNPLAPYQKGAAENNHALIRRIIPKGTSLDEFTQRDITLMMNHINSYSRLNLGDKTPYWAFGLLYGEEILRRMNVELIPTDNVTLHSSLLKK